Proteins from a single region of Paenibacillus sp. BIHB 4019:
- a CDS encoding helix-turn-helix domain-containing protein yields the protein MNNNWFRRLLLSYLPVFFIVTTILFIIFFQLFNEQNRKEALKANEFLASQVMQYLDNSLRSIDFKVLREILTNPDLKNYYTAAGTNDVYAGIQVLDVIDELKINFPLIDSIYLVRYKDDIVFSNGKAVPIEEFPDASFIEESRSNPTRKWVDFRNFKALPSQSAQQVVTLVRGMEGGTGLVVVNVDLQTLRKSIMQMYDPEYTFVNVISSSGGNLWDEQTAQGTGAKPASGEVFSTFTSSYSGWKVETGINNGKVVKFALQFYNIWFAFAIAVVLIGVIWVVYVTRRNYKPIQQIVTLIQTVASQKQPGTSSAKENEFRFIQNTLERMIDQTKQYQEKYEENLILQKKYFFQELLEGTRRFTDSELQAEIAKFKLPELDSRWMVMVVEIDRYPQFAADYHQHDQTLLKFVLSTVLQESAQQEGADVWAEWISERRLHAILWLSETALSEQIERKVLSGYLEKVGQYLNFTVTIGTGGVASDLRGLRASLKEAFHALGYKAVLGMNRVISCGEVPDSKNDVYEFLKTISLFVQAMRLSDETWEKHFERLFDQISASVLSRQEMMNTVQLLFQHYNREFAELPREYQDLWSASFDRLLRGLEEWEVLDDLRLLCWETFRELAEQMQAMRCSKKHRTHILEIRKYVEENYNNPELSLNYLSDLFDINPKYLSKLFKDEVGEKFVDLLISHRIERAKQLMLETDRAIQEISEEVGYTNYNSFNRAFKNVVGVAPSDYRKAI from the coding sequence ATGAACAACAATTGGTTTAGGCGTTTGCTGCTGTCCTATTTGCCAGTCTTTTTTATTGTGACGACGATATTGTTTATTATTTTCTTTCAGCTGTTCAATGAGCAAAATCGCAAGGAGGCTTTAAAGGCCAATGAATTTCTGGCGTCCCAAGTGATGCAGTATTTGGACAATTCGCTGCGCTCAATTGATTTTAAAGTGCTGCGGGAAATTTTGACGAATCCGGATTTGAAAAATTATTATACGGCTGCTGGCACCAATGATGTGTACGCGGGCATTCAGGTTCTTGACGTTATTGATGAGCTGAAAATCAATTTCCCATTGATCGATTCCATCTATTTGGTCCGCTACAAGGACGATATCGTATTCAGCAACGGGAAGGCGGTACCGATTGAGGAGTTTCCGGACGCCTCTTTTATAGAAGAAAGCCGCAGCAACCCGACGCGAAAATGGGTCGATTTCAGAAATTTCAAAGCTCTTCCTTCGCAATCGGCGCAGCAGGTCGTAACGCTTGTGCGCGGCATGGAGGGCGGAACGGGCCTTGTGGTCGTCAATGTGGATTTGCAAACGCTGCGGAAGTCGATTATGCAAATGTATGATCCCGAATACACCTTCGTCAATGTGATCAGCAGCTCTGGCGGGAATTTGTGGGATGAGCAGACGGCTCAAGGCACGGGCGCTAAGCCTGCCTCTGGCGAGGTTTTCTCAACCTTTACGTCCAGCTACAGCGGTTGGAAGGTAGAGACGGGTATTAATAACGGAAAAGTCGTTAAATTTGCGCTGCAATTTTATAATATATGGTTTGCTTTCGCGATCGCAGTTGTTCTAATTGGCGTCATCTGGGTCGTTTACGTCACTCGGAGAAACTACAAGCCTATCCAGCAAATTGTGACGCTAATTCAGACAGTCGCCTCGCAAAAACAACCGGGTACGAGCTCCGCGAAAGAAAATGAGTTCCGGTTTATTCAAAATACGCTTGAGCGGATGATCGATCAAACGAAGCAATATCAAGAAAAATACGAAGAAAATCTAATTTTGCAAAAGAAATATTTTTTTCAGGAGCTGCTTGAAGGAACGCGCCGTTTCACCGACAGCGAACTGCAGGCTGAAATAGCGAAGTTTAAGCTTCCGGAGCTGGATAGCAGATGGATGGTCATGGTTGTGGAAATTGACCGTTATCCGCAATTTGCCGCCGATTATCATCAGCATGACCAGACGCTGCTCAAGTTCGTCCTTTCCACTGTGCTGCAAGAAAGTGCCCAGCAGGAAGGGGCGGACGTATGGGCGGAATGGATTTCAGAGCGCCGGCTGCATGCGATTCTTTGGCTTTCCGAAACGGCGTTGTCTGAACAAATTGAGCGCAAGGTGCTGTCCGGCTATTTGGAGAAGGTTGGGCAGTATTTGAACTTTACCGTTACGATTGGAACGGGAGGAGTTGCGAGTGATCTGCGAGGCTTGAGAGCTTCGCTCAAGGAAGCTTTCCATGCTCTGGGCTATAAAGCGGTGCTGGGCATGAACCGGGTAATCTCGTGCGGGGAAGTGCCGGATTCCAAAAATGATGTATATGAGTTTCTTAAGACGATTTCTCTGTTCGTGCAAGCGATGCGGCTGTCCGATGAAACGTGGGAAAAGCATTTTGAACGTTTGTTTGATCAAATCAGCGCCTCCGTATTGTCCCGTCAGGAAATGATGAACACGGTGCAGCTGCTGTTCCAGCATTATAATCGGGAATTCGCCGAGCTGCCGCGTGAATACCAGGACCTGTGGTCGGCCTCGTTCGACCGTCTCCTTCGCGGGCTGGAGGAATGGGAAGTGCTGGATGATCTGCGGCTGCTTTGCTGGGAGACGTTTCGGGAGCTGGCGGAGCAGATGCAGGCGATGCGCTGCAGCAAGAAGCATCGGACGCATATTTTGGAAATCCGCAAATACGTGGAGGAAAATTATAATAACCCCGAGCTTTCGCTGAATTATTTAAGCGATCTGTTTGATATTAACCCGAAATATTTAAGCAAGCTGTTCAAGGATGAAGTTGGCGAGAAGTTCGTCGATTTGCTCATCAGCCACCGTATAGAACGGGCGAAGCAGCTTATGCTGGAGACGGACAGGGCGATTCAGGAAATTAGCGAGGAAGTGGGCTATACCAACTACAACTCCTTTAATCGGGCATTCAAAAATGTAGTAGGCGTAGCGCCAAGCGATTACCGCAAGGCGATATGA
- a CDS encoding extracellular solute-binding protein: protein MKKSWISMLLLVFTTVAVLSACSSASSNNTQSSGGSGESTGPVTMTFFAPQGKAPMEDNEFTKFIENKFDVKLKWDLAPTDALQDRRQLLLASGDYPEVFLHGKFTTSDLQTYGSQGIFLGLNDLIAKHAPNLTKIMEEKPYFKEAITAPDGNIYALPIFNECYHCTYAQKYWINTDWLDKVGLEMPTTTDELYTVLKAFKEKDPNGNGKADEIPLTGAPNKYVWNGNIDAYLMNSFIYNDNDKYLIVNDGKVDFAANQEGWKKGLEYMHKLYSEGLIDPAAFTQNDQAVGQLGNREGDEVVGSITTALVSYLVNTYDKTITRHQHWDIVPPLKGPDGVQTTGATQSVGEFEFAITNKASEAQQIAAIEIIDYMFSEEGALYAEYGPTEGKGWQMAGADEKNINGEPAKYSYYNLPERDPNVVVNESWSQIGAHDLSNTFRNLFVEGQDPLVSEGYGTRLAQATNVYAPYAPKEVYPSNVFIRPEDTEAAAQLTTAVKDYVQTNMAQFILGNKSIEKDWDSYVNGFNGLGLSNYLAIYQRAIEKK, encoded by the coding sequence TTGAAAAAATCTTGGATTTCGATGTTGTTGCTTGTTTTTACTACGGTAGCCGTACTGTCGGCTTGCAGCTCCGCATCCAGCAATAATACACAGAGCAGTGGCGGCAGCGGAGAGAGCACAGGGCCTGTAACGATGACTTTTTTTGCTCCACAAGGCAAAGCGCCTATGGAAGATAACGAGTTCACGAAATTCATTGAAAACAAGTTTGACGTGAAGCTGAAATGGGACCTCGCTCCAACTGACGCGCTCCAGGATCGCAGACAGCTGCTGCTGGCCAGCGGCGATTATCCCGAAGTATTCCTCCACGGCAAGTTTACAACCTCAGACCTTCAAACGTACGGTAGCCAAGGGATCTTCCTTGGGCTGAACGATTTAATTGCGAAGCATGCTCCGAATCTGACAAAGATTATGGAAGAAAAACCGTATTTCAAAGAGGCGATTACGGCTCCGGATGGCAACATTTATGCCCTGCCTATTTTTAATGAGTGCTACCACTGTACGTATGCGCAAAAATATTGGATCAATACCGATTGGCTCGACAAGGTTGGGCTAGAAATGCCGACCACGACCGATGAGCTGTACACGGTTCTTAAAGCTTTTAAAGAAAAAGATCCTAACGGCAATGGCAAAGCCGATGAAATTCCGCTTACAGGTGCTCCCAACAAATATGTGTGGAACGGGAATATTGACGCTTATTTAATGAATAGCTTCATCTATAACGACAACGACAAATATTTAATCGTTAATGACGGCAAGGTTGATTTTGCTGCTAATCAAGAGGGCTGGAAGAAGGGTCTGGAATATATGCACAAGCTGTATTCGGAAGGCCTGATCGACCCGGCTGCTTTTACACAGAATGATCAAGCGGTAGGACAGCTAGGCAACAGGGAAGGCGACGAAGTGGTTGGTTCCATTACGACTGCGCTCGTAAGCTACCTGGTCAATACGTATGATAAGACGATTACGCGCCATCAGCACTGGGATATCGTGCCTCCGCTCAAGGGGCCGGATGGTGTGCAAACGACAGGCGCTACGCAAAGCGTAGGCGAATTCGAGTTTGCGATTACGAATAAAGCTTCGGAAGCGCAGCAAATCGCCGCGATTGAAATTATCGATTACATGTTCAGCGAAGAAGGCGCGCTTTATGCGGAGTACGGCCCGACGGAGGGCAAGGGCTGGCAAATGGCAGGTGCTGATGAGAAAAATATTAATGGCGAGCCTGCCAAGTACAGCTACTACAACCTGCCTGAGCGTGATCCGAACGTCGTCGTTAACGAAAGCTGGTCGCAAATTGGCGCACATGATTTGTCCAATACGTTCCGCAACTTGTTCGTAGAAGGGCAGGACCCTCTAGTGTCCGAAGGCTACGGCACTCGTCTGGCACAGGCGACGAATGTGTATGCGCCTTATGCGCCGAAGGAAGTGTATCCATCGAACGTCTTTATTCGTCCAGAGGATACGGAAGCAGCTGCTCAGCTGACAACCGCCGTGAAAGATTATGTGCAGACGAATATGGCGCAATTCATACTGGGCAACAAGAGCATTGAGAAGGATTGGGACAGCTATGTCAATGGCTTCAATGGACTGGGCCTGAGCAATTATTTGGCGATCTACCAGCGTGCGATTGAGAAAAAATAA
- a CDS encoding glycoside hydrolase family 35 protein produces the protein MAIFECRQSQFFYDEKPIQLLSGALHYFRIVPEYWSDRLQKLKACGFNTVETYVPWNFHEPKPGKFRFDGMADLERFIQTAGEMGLLVIVRASPFICAEWEFGGLPAWLLADDEVKLRCYNEKFLERVDAYYDVLLPKLQPLLCTNGGPIIALQIENEYGSYGNDASYLEYLRQAMVRRGMNVLLFTSDGPTDSMLQGGSVPGQLSSVNFGSGVKGAFSKLREYQADQPVMCMEYWIGWFDHWGEQHHTRDAGDVASVFEEMLEEKGSVNFYMFHGGTNFGFYNGANCQQKDQYEPTITSYDYDSLLSESGDLTDKFYTVRAVIDRYMKLGELKLPEPIGRRAYGQVAMAEQAALFSQIDRLSAPIRRTNPEPMEKLGQDYGFILYQTTISGPREKQELVVQEVRDRALVFVDGKLAGVLERGNQEQTVSFEVPAEGAEIAILVENMGRINYGPYLRDPKGITEGVRFGFQFLYDWTIHCLPLDDLSPLQFAAEITDAFASTNSSSSDNASTSTNTSNSTAAAQASPAFYRGTFQADDLQDTFLRLEGWTKGVAFINGFNLGRYWDKGPQQTLYVPAPLLRQGENAIVLFELHGTANRSVTFVDTPDLGG, from the coding sequence ATGGCGATTTTTGAATGCAGGCAATCTCAGTTTTTTTATGACGAAAAACCGATACAGCTTTTATCAGGAGCTCTGCATTATTTTAGAATCGTCCCCGAATATTGGAGCGATCGGCTGCAAAAGCTGAAAGCTTGCGGCTTCAATACCGTAGAAACCTATGTGCCGTGGAATTTTCATGAGCCCAAGCCAGGGAAGTTCCGTTTTGATGGCATGGCGGATTTAGAGCGCTTTATTCAGACAGCAGGGGAGATGGGTTTGCTCGTAATTGTGCGAGCAAGCCCCTTCATTTGCGCGGAATGGGAGTTTGGCGGTTTGCCTGCATGGCTGCTGGCGGATGACGAGGTTAAGCTTCGCTGCTATAACGAGAAATTTCTGGAGCGGGTAGACGCTTATTACGATGTGCTGCTGCCCAAATTACAGCCGCTCCTATGTACAAACGGCGGGCCAATTATTGCGCTGCAAATTGAAAATGAATACGGAAGCTATGGCAACGACGCCAGCTATTTGGAATATTTGCGCCAAGCTATGGTTCGCCGCGGGATGAATGTATTGCTGTTCACCTCTGATGGGCCGACTGACTCTATGCTGCAAGGCGGATCGGTGCCGGGACAGCTTTCTAGTGTGAATTTTGGCTCCGGCGTGAAGGGGGCCTTTTCGAAGTTGCGTGAATATCAGGCAGATCAGCCTGTCATGTGCATGGAATATTGGATTGGCTGGTTCGATCATTGGGGAGAGCAGCACCATACTAGAGATGCAGGCGATGTGGCGAGCGTATTCGAGGAAATGCTGGAGGAGAAGGGTTCGGTCAACTTCTACATGTTCCATGGCGGAACGAACTTCGGTTTTTATAATGGCGCGAACTGCCAGCAGAAGGATCAATACGAGCCGACGATTACGAGCTATGATTATGATTCGCTCTTAAGCGAATCGGGTGATCTGACAGATAAATTTTATACGGTGCGGGCTGTCATCGACCGCTATATGAAGCTTGGGGAGCTCAAGCTGCCAGAGCCTATTGGCAGAAGGGCATACGGCCAGGTGGCAATGGCGGAGCAGGCAGCCTTGTTCTCGCAAATAGATCGGCTGTCTGCTCCGATTCGCCGAACGAATCCTGAACCGATGGAGAAGCTGGGCCAGGATTATGGCTTCATTTTATACCAGACAACGATATCGGGGCCGCGGGAGAAACAGGAGCTTGTCGTGCAGGAGGTGCGTGATCGTGCGCTAGTATTTGTGGATGGAAAGCTGGCAGGCGTGCTGGAACGCGGCAATCAGGAGCAGACGGTGTCATTCGAGGTGCCGGCAGAAGGGGCTGAAATTGCGATTCTCGTTGAAAATATGGGGCGGATCAATTATGGGCCATATCTTAGAGACCCGAAGGGCATTACGGAGGGCGTCCGCTTTGGCTTTCAATTTTTATATGACTGGACGATTCATTGTCTGCCGCTTGATGATTTGTCGCCTTTGCAATTTGCGGCTGAGATCACCGATGCCTTCGCTAGCACTAATTCCAGCTCTAGTGACAACGCTAGTACCAGCACTAATACCAGTAACAGCACTGCCGCTGCGCAGGCTTCCCCTGCTTTTTACCGTGGGACTTTTCAGGCAGACGATTTGCAGGATACATTCCTGCGGCTGGAGGGCTGGACGAAGGGCGTTGCCTTCATTAATGGATTCAATTTAGGGAGGTATTGGGACAAAGGGCCGCAGCAAACGCTGTATGTGCCAGCACCGCTTTTACGCCAGGGTGAAAATGCCATTGTTCTATTCGAGCTGCATGGAACGGCCAATCGGAGCGTAACGTTTGTAGATACCCCGGATTTGGGCGGCTAG
- a CDS encoding carbohydrate ABC transporter permease, translating into MFNRNRIKDPLSDRVFMGINYLFLVLVLIVVAYPLLYIVSSSFSSSRAVTAGQIWLLPIDFNIKAYVSIFKSTQLMMGFYNTIIYTVVGTAINVILTVMLAYPLSRRTFYGRGAIIIFMMITMFFDGGLIPTYLLMKDLHLLDTRWAMWLPGALAVFQVIVARTFFQSSIPDELREAAEVDGCKDIRYLVSVVLPLSKPILAVMTLMYAVGHWNAYFDALIYLRSENLFPLQYVLRNLLILNAADPAMLANTSQQLRDQGFEQVLKYALIVVASIPILIMYPFVQRHFVKGVMVGSLKG; encoded by the coding sequence ATGTTTAATCGGAATCGAATTAAAGACCCGCTCAGCGACCGTGTCTTTATGGGCATCAATTATTTGTTTCTCGTGCTGGTGCTGATCGTCGTCGCATACCCGCTGCTCTATATCGTCAGTTCCTCCTTCAGCTCCTCCCGGGCGGTTACAGCCGGGCAAATATGGCTGCTGCCGATCGATTTCAACATTAAGGCGTATGTCTCGATTTTTAAAAGCACGCAGCTGATGATGGGTTTTTATAATACGATCATCTACACGGTAGTCGGTACGGCGATCAATGTCATCCTGACGGTGATGCTGGCGTATCCGTTATCCCGCCGGACATTCTATGGCCGCGGCGCCATCATTATTTTCATGATGATTACGATGTTTTTCGATGGCGGCCTGATTCCGACGTACTTGCTGATGAAGGATCTTCACCTGCTCGATACCCGCTGGGCGATGTGGCTGCCGGGGGCGCTGGCGGTATTTCAAGTGATCGTCGCCCGAACCTTTTTCCAATCGTCCATTCCGGATGAGTTGCGGGAGGCCGCTGAGGTCGATGGCTGCAAGGACATTCGTTATTTAGTCAGCGTTGTGCTGCCCTTGTCGAAGCCGATTTTGGCGGTTATGACGCTCATGTATGCGGTAGGCCATTGGAATGCTTACTTTGATGCCCTCATTTATTTGCGCTCTGAAAACTTGTTCCCGCTGCAATACGTGCTGCGCAATTTGCTCATTCTGAATGCGGCCGATCCGGCGATGCTCGCCAATACGAGCCAGCAGCTCCGCGATCAAGGGTTCGAGCAGGTGCTCAAATACGCCTTGATTGTTGTAGCGAGCATCCCGATTTTGATTATGTATCCATTCGTGCAACGCCATTTCGTCAAAGGGGTTATGGTTGGTTCCTTGAAAGGGTAG
- a CDS encoding ABC transporter permease subunit — MSQSGRKIEHPFLKSLKRHWQLYLLVLPPVLYLLIFKYMPMAGVQIAFKNYSVVQGIWGSPWVGLKHFETFFNSPNFWLLLKNTIGISLYTLIAGFPIPILLALALNELRTGYFKKTVQMVTYAPHFISTVVMVSIIILMLSPHVGVVDRLFTFLGMTMTNFMGIPEYFKSIYVWSGVWQGMGYSSIIYIAALAGVDPSLYEAARMDGASRLKKIWHIDIPSLIPVTVILLILNLGSIMGVGFEKIYLMQNPLNTSASEVISTYVYKVGLIGANFSFSSAVGLFNSIINLILLILVNAVSRKVSKNSLW; from the coding sequence ATGAGCCAGAGCGGGCGCAAAATAGAGCACCCCTTCCTTAAAAGTCTGAAAAGGCATTGGCAGCTGTATTTATTGGTGCTTCCTCCGGTGCTGTATTTATTGATCTTCAAGTACATGCCGATGGCTGGCGTGCAAATTGCCTTCAAAAACTACAGCGTCGTTCAGGGCATTTGGGGAAGTCCCTGGGTAGGGCTTAAACATTTTGAAACCTTCTTTAACTCTCCAAACTTCTGGCTGCTGCTTAAAAATACGATTGGCATCAGCCTCTATACGCTGATTGCGGGTTTTCCGATTCCGATCCTGCTGGCTTTGGCGCTCAATGAGCTGCGAACGGGCTATTTCAAAAAGACGGTGCAGATGGTCACCTACGCCCCGCATTTTATTTCGACGGTCGTTATGGTATCGATTATTATTTTGATGCTGTCGCCGCATGTCGGGGTCGTTGACCGGCTGTTTACCTTCCTTGGCATGACCATGACCAACTTTATGGGCATACCGGAATATTTTAAATCGATTTATGTATGGTCGGGTGTATGGCAGGGGATGGGCTATTCTTCAATTATTTATATTGCTGCGCTTGCTGGGGTTGACCCCTCGCTCTATGAAGCAGCCCGAATGGATGGGGCCTCCCGGCTCAAAAAAATATGGCATATCGACATTCCGAGCCTCATCCCCGTCACCGTCATCCTGCTGATTTTGAATCTTGGCAGCATTATGGGCGTCGGCTTTGAGAAAATTTATTTAATGCAAAATCCGCTGAATACGAGCGCTTCGGAGGTCATTTCCACCTATGTATACAAGGTCGGATTAATTGGAGCGAATTTCAGCTTTTCCTCGGCAGTTGGATTGTTTAATTCAATCATCAACCTGATTTTGCTTATTTTGGTCAATGCAGTTTCCCGGAAAGTCAGCAAGAACAGCTTATGGTAA
- a CDS encoding sugar phosphate isomerase/epimerase has protein sequence MKVGLSTYSLQQALDKKEMTVPDAIRFIAEQGGEHVEIVPIGYSLIDNPELVDQIVQTAKEVGIDISNYAIGANFVAHDSPEALESEIQAVKKHVDVARALGVTKMRHDVAFRPAHEGSVAQFEADLPLLVEACRTIADYAAGFGITTSVENHGYYVQSSERIRRLLHETARDNFKTTLDIGNFLCVDEDAVSAVKNNIPYASMVHAKDFYLRPSYRNPGAGWFQTANGNYLRGAIVGHGDIDMFEVFRVLKQSGYDGYISVEFEGMEDCRTASKIAMDNVRRFWQEA, from the coding sequence ATGAAGGTAGGACTCAGCACATACAGTCTTCAGCAAGCTTTGGATAAAAAAGAAATGACCGTACCGGATGCGATTCGCTTTATCGCCGAGCAAGGCGGGGAACATGTAGAAATCGTTCCTATTGGATACAGCCTGATCGACAATCCGGAGCTGGTTGATCAAATTGTACAGACGGCCAAGGAAGTGGGCATCGACATTTCCAACTATGCTATCGGAGCCAATTTTGTTGCGCATGACAGCCCCGAAGCACTAGAGAGCGAAATTCAAGCTGTCAAGAAGCATGTTGATGTAGCGAGGGCGCTTGGCGTCACCAAAATGCGCCATGACGTTGCCTTCCGCCCCGCACATGAGGGAAGCGTAGCCCAGTTTGAAGCGGATCTGCCCCTTCTAGTAGAGGCATGCCGTACCATTGCTGATTATGCAGCAGGCTTCGGTATTACAACGAGTGTGGAAAACCACGGCTATTATGTGCAATCCAGCGAGCGAATTCGGCGTTTGCTGCATGAAACAGCGCGGGATAATTTCAAAACAACGCTGGACATCGGAAATTTCCTCTGTGTGGACGAAGATGCTGTCAGCGCTGTGAAAAATAATATTCCTTATGCCTCCATGGTCCATGCCAAGGATTTTTACCTTAGACCCTCCTACCGCAATCCGGGAGCAGGCTGGTTTCAGACCGCGAACGGCAATTATTTGCGCGGGGCAATTGTGGGGCATGGAGATATTGATATGTTCGAAGTATTCCGCGTGCTGAAGCAGTCCGGCTATGACGGGTATATTTCCGTTGAATTTGAAGGCATGGAGGATTGCAGAACCGCTTCCAAAATAGCCATGGACAACGTACGCCGCTTCTGGCAAGAAGCGTAA
- a CDS encoding Gfo/Idh/MocA family oxidoreductase: MSKLKVAVIGAGSISDCHLQAYASNPEVEIYAICDLNEGRAQEMAKKYNATKVFTDYKELLALPEIHSISICTWNNSHAEISIAALDAGKNVLCEKPLCQTVEEALEVEKAVHRSGKLLQVGFVRRYSDNAQILKKFIEEGELGEIYYAKASCLRRLGNPGGWFSDIERSGGGPVIDLGVHIIDICWYLMGKPKVKSVSANLSNRLGNRSNIRNLSFYKAADYDAKENTVEDMANAMIRFENGASLLVDVSFTLHAKQDEISVKLYGDKGGAELEPEISIIGEKFDTILNMTPQVDFKSFDFMGSFSNEINHFIDSALGRKDTLSPVEDGVEVMKILCAIYESARQGREIQF, translated from the coding sequence ATGTCCAAATTAAAAGTTGCCGTCATCGGCGCGGGCTCTATATCCGATTGCCATTTGCAGGCGTATGCCAGCAATCCAGAAGTTGAAATCTACGCCATCTGCGACTTGAACGAAGGCCGGGCGCAGGAAATGGCGAAAAAATATAACGCGACTAAAGTGTTCACTGATTACAAAGAGCTATTGGCACTGCCTGAAATCCATTCGATCAGCATTTGTACATGGAACAATTCCCATGCCGAAATTAGCATTGCTGCCCTAGATGCGGGTAAAAACGTATTATGCGAAAAGCCGCTCTGCCAAACCGTCGAGGAAGCGCTCGAAGTGGAGAAGGCGGTGCATCGTAGCGGCAAGCTCCTGCAAGTAGGGTTTGTGCGGCGCTATAGCGACAATGCCCAAATTCTGAAAAAATTCATTGAAGAGGGCGAGCTCGGCGAAATCTATTATGCCAAAGCCTCCTGCTTAAGACGGCTTGGCAACCCTGGCGGCTGGTTCTCGGATATCGAGCGCTCCGGTGGCGGCCCAGTCATTGATCTGGGTGTGCATATAATTGATATTTGCTGGTATTTGATGGGCAAGCCCAAGGTCAAGTCGGTATCGGCCAACCTTTCCAATCGATTAGGAAACCGTTCCAACATCCGCAATCTGTCGTTCTATAAAGCCGCTGACTACGATGCGAAGGAAAATACGGTAGAGGATATGGCTAATGCGATGATTCGGTTTGAAAATGGCGCGAGCTTGCTGGTAGACGTCAGCTTCACGCTGCATGCCAAGCAGGACGAAATCTCCGTCAAGCTTTACGGAGACAAGGGCGGCGCGGAGCTTGAACCGGAAATTTCAATAATCGGCGAAAAATTCGATACGATCCTGAATATGACGCCGCAGGTGGATTTCAAATCCTTTGATTTCATGGGCTCCTTCAGCAATGAAATCAACCATTTTATCGACAGCGCATTAGGACGCAAGGATACGTTGAGCCCGGTAGAAGACGGCGTTGAAGTGATGAAGATTCTTTGTGCGATCTACGAGTCGGCTCGTCAAGGACGCGAAATTCAATTTTAG
- a CDS encoding alpha-L-fucosidase encodes MELEQEHEQETDVVEAGVHHFSKEEEWVRPEEPLLNERLEWFKDQKLGLMMHWGPYSQLGLVESWALSDDDGDWSRHDVDWTDDMEHFKREYFDLNKTFNPIRFQPEVWADLAADNGFKYFLFTTKHHDGFCMWDTHTTDYRITGADTPFHKHKYADICRTLFDAFRARGLGISAYFSKADWHTPYYWAPGMERGHHMWRGPSYDPEQYPWLWEKFVEFTHEQIMELLTKYGRIECLWLDAGWVREGRKGQDIRLGEVVERARKTQPWLLAADRTVGGPYENIVTPEQTIPEQPMNIPWESCITIGNSFAYAFDDKYKTARQLAHILLEVVAKGGNLALNVGPQPDGRLPAGAVKSIKELGAWLNVHGEGIYGTRICGPYFTGDWAFTCKDNVTYAFRLYANENEAVDQQLVIPYSGHVERIELVGADDQGDVAFTRTEAGVAVKLPQASITEQAPITQTFRLLTS; translated from the coding sequence ATGGAACTGGAACAAGAGCATGAGCAGGAAACGGACGTCGTTGAGGCTGGCGTCCACCATTTCAGCAAAGAGGAAGAATGGGTGAGGCCCGAGGAGCCGCTGCTGAATGAGCGGTTGGAATGGTTCAAGGACCAGAAGCTTGGCCTAATGATGCATTGGGGGCCTTATTCACAGCTGGGGCTGGTGGAATCCTGGGCGCTAAGCGATGACGACGGAGATTGGTCCCGCCATGATGTGGATTGGACCGACGACATGGAGCACTTCAAGCGCGAATACTTCGATCTGAATAAAACGTTCAACCCGATTCGCTTTCAGCCGGAGGTGTGGGCGGATTTAGCCGCCGACAACGGCTTTAAATATTTTCTGTTCACGACGAAGCATCATGACGGCTTCTGCATGTGGGACACGCATACGACGGATTATCGCATTACGGGAGCGGACACGCCATTTCATAAGCATAAATACGCTGACATTTGCCGTACGCTGTTTGATGCTTTCCGGGCGCGGGGGCTGGGCATCTCGGCTTATTTTTCCAAAGCGGACTGGCATACGCCTTATTACTGGGCACCGGGCATGGAGCGTGGACATCATATGTGGCGCGGGCCTTCCTATGATCCCGAGCAGTATCCTTGGCTTTGGGAGAAGTTCGTAGAGTTTACGCATGAGCAGATTATGGAGCTGCTGACGAAATACGGCCGAATTGAATGTCTCTGGCTCGATGCAGGCTGGGTGCGGGAAGGCCGGAAGGGGCAGGATATCCGCCTGGGCGAGGTTGTGGAGCGGGCGCGCAAGACGCAGCCATGGCTTCTAGCTGCCGATCGTACGGTTGGCGGGCCTTATGAGAACATTGTAACGCCAGAGCAGACGATTCCAGAGCAGCCGATGAATATTCCATGGGAAAGCTGCATTACGATTGGCAACTCCTTTGCGTATGCCTTCGATGATAAGTATAAGACGGCTAGGCAGCTTGCCCATATTTTGCTGGAGGTTGTAGCCAAGGGTGGGAATTTAGCGCTGAATGTAGGGCCGCAGCCGGATGGCCGCCTGCCGGCAGGTGCGGTTAAGAGCATCAAGGAGCTTGGCGCTTGGTTGAATGTACATGGCGAGGGCATTTACGGAACGCGGATTTGCGGTCCTTATTTTACAGGAGATTGGGCATTTACTTGCAAGGATAATGTAACGTATGCTTTCCGCCTATACGCAAATGAAAATGAGGCGGTCGATCAACAGCTCGTCATTCCATACTCAGGCCATGTGGAGCGAATTGAGCTTGTTGGAGCGGATGATCAAGGGGACGTTGCGTTTACCCGAACGGAAGCTGGAGTGGCTGTAAAGCTGCCGCAAGCGTCCATTACCGAGCAGGCGCCCATCACACAAACGTTCCGATTGTTAACATCGTAA